Genomic segment of Caldanaerobius polysaccharolyticus DSM 13641:
CTGAAGCTTATAATGACCTTGCCGCTGAAATACTGGAGAGGGATGTGAGAGATGAATAGAAGGGGTTTAGGAAAAGGCCTTGAAGCGCTGTTGCCTCGAGGAATGGAAGATGAAAACGAGATTCAGTATATTGACGTGGACAAGATACGTTCCAACAAGTCACAACCTAGGAAATACTTTGACGAGCGCAGTTTAAAAGAGCTGGCCGATTCCATAAAAGAACACGGCATGATTCAACCTGTAATAGTAAAGGCTCAAGGCGGCGGATATGTGATAATAGCAGGGGAGAGAAGGTGGAGGGCAGCCAGGCTGCTAGGCATGAAGGAGATACCTGCTGTTGTGAAAAACGTAAGCGATGAAGAAGTGCTGCAGCTGGCATTAATCGAAAACTTGCAGAGAGAGGATTTAAACCCCATAGAGGAGGCCATGGCGTATAAGGCCTTAATAGAGGAACACGGCATGACCCAAGAGGATGTTTCACAAAGGATAGGGAAGAGCAGATCTGCCATCGCTAACAGTATAAGGCTTTTGAACCTTGACCAACGCGTGATTGATTACCTTATTACAGGGGAGTTGACTACAGGACATGCTAGGGCTTTGTTATCACTGGAAGAAGGAGATGCCCAGTTTGAGGCAGCTAAAAAAGTCATCAAAGAGGGCTTGAATGTCAGGCAAACAGAAAGCCTGGTAAAGAGGATGTTAAGTGGGCCTAGCAAAAATAAAAGGGTAAATGAAAGCAATACCACTTATAGGTTTATACAGGAAGACATGGAGAAGGCATTGGGGACCAAGATAACGATAAAGAAAAGCAAAAACAAAGGCAGAATAGAGATAGAGTTTTATTCAGATGAAGACCTCCAGCGAATTTACGAGTATCTGTGTAACAGGTGAAGCTGTGCATAATATAATGGTTTAGTAAAGGAAATCTATGGGGGGCTTGATCTGTGATATACCTGGATAATGCAGCTACATCATGGCCAAAACCGCAGAGCGTATATAACGAGGTGTACGATACCATGGTCAAATGCGGTGCAAATCCAGGGAGAGGTAGCCATAGACTATCTTTAGAAGCATCGCGCATTGTCTACAGTACGAGAGAGAGACTGGCTAAGTTTTTAAACGCCAGCAGCTCTATGAATATATCGTTTACGTTAAACTGTACCATGGCCTTAAATACAGCGATAAAAGGGGTTTTAAAAGAAGGAGACCACGTGTTGATCACATCTATGGAGCATAACTCGGTTGTAAGGCCATTAAATGCGTTAAAAACTAAGGGAATTAGCTATGATATTGTATGGTGCAGTAAAGAAGGCCTTTTAGATCCTGATGACGTGAGAAAAGCTATAAAAAGCAATACAAAGCTTATAATAACCACCATGGCATCCAATGTCTGCGGGGCCTTGATGCCTGTAGAGGATATATGTTCTATCGCTGGGACCAATGGCATAATATACCTTGTGGATGCAGCTCAAGGTCTAGGGTCGATAAATTTGGATGTGAAAAAATGGGGTATAGACATGGTGGCTTTTCCAGGGCATAAAGGCCTTTTAGGTCCCCAAGGCACCGGTGGGCTGTACGTAAAAAGTGGATTGAGATTAAATACCATTATAGAAGGAGGCACAGGCAGTCACTCTGATTTAGATGAGCAGCCTCAAGAGCTACCTGATAAACTAGAAAGCGGCACACTTAACACTCCCGGCATTGCGGGATTGGGAGCAGGTGTTAAGTATATTCAAGAAAATGGCATAGAAAAAATACGGGCTCACGAGATTTACCTGACACAGTGCCTTATAGAAGGGCTAAAAGGTATAAAAGGCGTTGTGATCTATGGCCCTGTGGACAGTAAAGAGAGGATCGGAGTGGTGAGTGCTAATATCGATAACGTGGATTCTACATTGGTGGGGCATATACTGGATTCCAGATATGGGATAGCTACGAGAAGCGGTTTGCATTGTTCGATTTTGGCCCACAAGACCATGGGCACGGAAAAGCAAGGGACGGTCAGATTTAGCATCGGGCCATTTAATACCCTTGACGAAATCAATTATACCATAAAAGCTGTATACGAAATCGCTAAAAATTTTGCATAGGAGGTTAAGCAATGGACCTTTTAAAGCTATTAAAATTATCGCCGGTGGAATTGGCCACAGCACTTATAGCGATTATATTTTTTATTCTCTTTTTATCCGTGCTTATAAAAGTCAAAAGATTGGAAAGGCGTGTAAGTGGTTTTGTAGGAGCAGAAAACGGCGCAGACATTGAAAAGGCACTTGGAAACTATGTACTGGAAATAAAAAAAGCGATGGATAAGATCGACGGGTTTCAGGAGCAGATAAACGACATCACAAAGAAGCTGGAGTTGAGCATAAAAAAAGTGGCTATTGTGCGTTATAACGCTTTTGATGAGGTGGGCGGTGACTTAAGTTTTTCTATAGCGCTTCTTGATGATCACGATGACGGAGTGGTTATAACAGGTATATACGGGAGAAATGAAACCACTACTTACGCCAAGCCTATAAGAAATGGCACATCTAATTATAAGCTCTCTGCGGAAGAAATTGACGTGATAGAAAAGGCGAAAAGAAAGTTTATATAGTATATAGGGAATAATGAATACACTTCCGGTTATAATACATCAGGAGGTGTATTTTTTTGTTAATCGCAGTAGATCGAGGGATGGAAGACATAAAAGCGCTGCTTGAACAATGTGGGTATGAGGTTACCTATGTGGACACAGGGATTCCCTGCGATGTGTACATCTACGGCGATAGGTTTGATCAAAGCCTGGATCAAATCAGAACAGGTGATAGGGGCACATTATTGATTAGGGCGTCGATGGGGTATGAAAACATATTGAATGCCATAAGGACGCGCCTTATAACGCCGCTGTTTGAGTAAGGTGATGGTATGGATGAAAAGGTAAAAGGCAATCTGATCATTATAGGAGGTGCAGAGGACAAAGAGGGAGAGTGTGCAATACTCAATTACGTGGCGAGTACCGTAAAAAAAAGCAAAAATTCCATGCTTATAATAACCACAGCTACTCAAAAGCCACAGGAAGTTTTCAGCACGTATGAAAGGGTTTTTAAAAGGCTGGGGATAGGAGAAGTTGATACGCTGGACATAAATGATAGGGAAAAGGCCAACGATAGCGTTAATGTAACTAAGGTGTACAACGCGGGAGGTATTTTTTTTACTGGCGGTGATCAGCTCAGGATAACCAGCATATTAGGTGGCACAAAGGTCAATGATGCCTTAGCAGATGTGTACAAAAAAGGAACGGTTATTGCCGGGACCAGCGCCGGTGCTTCTGCTATGAGCAGTACCATGATAGTAGGTGGAGAGGCGGATACGCCAAAAAAAAGCGGTCTTTCCATGGCACCAGGGCTATCTTTTATACATGAAGTAGTCATAGATCAACATTTTGCCCAAAGGGGGAGAATAGGAAGGCTTCTTTACGCTGTAGCTCAGAACCCGTATACCCTGGGTATAGGCATCGATGAAGATACAGCCATTGTGGTGGATGGAAAGGGTCTATTTCACGTCATAGGTAACAACAGCGTAACGGTGGTTGATGCCAAAAATATAAGGCATTCAAACATATCAGAGTTGAATCAGGGCGATGTACTGGAACTTATAGGGGTGACATTACACGTCTTGTCACCGGGGTCGGGATTTGATCTTACAAGAAGGGAACCGATTTTAAAAGGAGGTTTGTAGCTTTTAACAGCATTTGCCATGAAAATTTTAAATTTAAATGTGTACAGGGGCAGGAACATATACTGCCATAGGCCCGTGATTAAAATGCTGGTAGACCTGGAAGGATACGACGATATACCTACTAAAGACATTGAAAGCCTTAATGAAAGGTTGCTGAGCTTATTGCCTGGGCTGAAAGATCATTATTGTAGTGCTGGAAAACCTGGAGGGTTTGTTCAAAGGCTAAATGAAGGCACATATTTGGCCCATGTGGTGGAGCATGTTATATTGGAACTTCAACACGTATTAGGATACGACGTAAGATATGGTAAAGCAAGGCAGACAGGTGATGGCATATACTATGTGGTGTACGAATATATGTTGGAGGAATGCGGTGTAAGAGCAGGTAAACTGGCTGTGGAGTTGCTAAACGGGTTAATAAAAGGAGAGGTTTTAGACCTAGACAAAAGGATTTCAGATCTTAGAAAAGTGATATCCGAATTCGAGTTGGGACCAAGTACCAAGGCCATAGCGGAAGAAGCCAAAAGGCGGGGTATACCTGTTACCAGGATTGGCAACAGCAGCATATTGAGATTGGGATATGGAAAATACCAAAAGCTGATAGAAGGGACTATAACTGAGAATACCAGCTGTATAGCTGTGGACATATCCTGTGATAAACAGCTGACCAAAAAACTGCTAGAGGAAAGAGGTATACCTGTGCCAGAAGGCTATGAGGTTTTCTCCGAAGAGGATGCGGTATCTGTAGCCCGGGAACTGGGATATCCTGTTGTGGTAAAGCCCTTAAACGGCAACCAGGGAAAAGGGGTGTGTTTAAACCTGGGGTGTGATGAAGATGTGAGGATAGCGTACAGGATTGCGAAGGGGTATTCTAACAATGTTATCGTAGAAAAGCACGTGCAGGGGCGCCACTACAGGGTGCTGGTAGTCAAGGATAAAGTAGCAGCTGTTTCAGAGAGGATACCTGCTCATGTGATAGGCGATGGCAAAAGCACCATAAGGCAACTTATCGATAAGCAAAACCAGGACCCTGCAAGGGGCGAAGGGCATGAAAAACCCCTGACGAAAATCAGGATTGACCCTGTAGCTATGATGGTGTTAAAAAGGCAGGGAAAAGGGCTGGACTATATACCCCTTAAAGGCGAGAAAATTTACATACGGGATAACGATAATTTGAGCACAGGGGGAATAGCTGTAGATACAACCGACCAAATACACCCTGACAATGTGGCTTTGGCGATAAGAGCGGTGCAGGCCATCGGCCTGGATATCGCCGGTGTGGATATAACTACGCCTGATATATCAAAACCTATCGTCACAACAGGAGGAGCGGTGATAGAAGTAAACGCATCTCCTGGGATAAGGATGCACTATTTCCCTCAACATGGAGAGCCAAGGGATGTGGCTAAAGCCATTGTGGACTTGCTTTATCCTGAGGGCTGTAAAAGCACTATACCTATTGTATCTGTTACAGGTACTAATGGTAAAACCACGACTACCAGGATGATTGCTCATATTTTGAGCACTTATGGCTATACAGTAGGCATGACCACTACAGATGGCATATATGTGGATAACAAATTGATATTAAAGGGGGATAACACAGGGCCTATAAGCGCAGCAACTGTTCTGGGGGATAGAAATATCGATGCGGCAGTGCTGGAAACGGCAAGAGGCGGCATAATAAGGTCGGGACTGGGTTACGATTTAAGCGATGTGGGGATTATAACAAATATAACAGAGGATCACCTGGGATTGGACGGAGTAGAAACCCTTGAAGATATGGCTTTTGTGAAGTCTCTGGTGGTTGAGGCTGTAAAAAGCGACGGATATGCTGTGTTAAATGCAGACGATAAGATGACGTGCTATGTAGAAAAAAGAGTAAAGTGCCGTAAAGTGTATTTTTCCATGAATGAAAATAATATACTGGTTAAAAAGCACATATTGTCTGGTGGAACTGCCGTATACCTCAAAGATAATGTGATAATGATCGCCAGTAAGGATTCAATAATACCTGTGATAGACATCAGGGATATACCGGCGACGTTCAACGGCAATGTAAAGTTCAACGTGGAAAACAGCCTTGCAGCCACTGCTGGCTGCTGGGTTTTGGGCGTGCCTGTAAAAGATATTTCAAAGGGCCTTTCTACATTCTATTGCGATCAAAAACACAACCCTGGCAGGTTTAATATATTTAATATAGGTAATTTCAGGGTACTAGTAGATTACGGGCACAACTTGGAAGGGTATAAGTCGGTGATTGATGCTGCCTGGAAGATGGGCGCAGATAGGTTGATAGGGATAATAGGAGTGCCTGGTGATAGGTCAGACGACAGCATATATAGGATAGGTGAGATGTGCGGGAAGGCTTTTGACGTGATATACATAAAAGAGGATCAGGATCTAAGGGGGAGAAAGCCTGGCGCTGTAGCTGAGATACTGAAGATAGGAGTTGAGGCTACAGGAAAAGGGAAGGAAATAAACACGATTTTGTCAGAGAGTAAGGCGTTAGAGGCTGCCATGCTTAACGCTATTCCTGGAGACCTTATTGCGGTATTTTACGAGGATTACGATGGGATAGTAGAAACTATAAAAAGAGTTGCCCGCATGATGAACAAAAAAGTAGATGCCCAGATTATGGCATCACAGAAAATTTGAGGGCCTGTATAAGGCTCTCTCTTTTTTTAAGTTTTGAACAGCATAGCACAGTCCTTTTGATATGTAATCAGCCATTTTTATCACCAAGTTGAGGCGCGTATTTTGCAGCACAAAGAATTCCATAAAGCCGCTCATATTCACGATGCCGTTTATGTGAAAGTCGCCTATTTCGGGCAATTGCTTGTTGACTCCAGCTCCGGGCTTTATAGGGCCTGGGCCAAAAGTGACGTATCCTACGTTTTCTAATTTGCCGAGACATGCGTCTACAGTTATCACAAAGGGCTGTTCTACTTTTTTTAATACCTCAATGGATTGGCACAGGTTTTTAGCATGTACCGGTTCATCTAAAGTCCCGAATATGTACACCCCTTGGGATTCCAATTTTTTGTCTTTTAAGCTTTGACCTACAAGAGGGCCAAGGCAATCGCCTGTGGCTCTATCTGTGCCTATGCACAGTATTATGATATTGCGTTGCGGTTCACAGGTTTCCTTTATTCCCCTGTAAAGGGCATGTTGAAATTCGTGAAGGTTTTCGCTGTTGTATGCGTTGTAATAAGCCATATAATACACCTCAAATATTATGATTGACGCTTAGTTTGGATTTGATTCATATTTTCGTGCAAAGGTTATGCTTTCATGATAAAATATTAAAAGGGGTGAGATTAATAATGCCGCAAAAGTGGATAGATGTGGCGACCATCGCCGTGAAAATCATAATAGCGTTTATTGTCACAAAGGTTGCCCTGTTGATTTTATATAAAGCTATTGATAACTTTTTTAAAAATTACAAGGACAGCAAGTTTAACATATCCAATAGGAAAATAAAGACGATGGGAAGGCTTATAAAAAACATCTCTAAGTACGCTGTTTATTTTATATTTATAACAGTAGTGCTAAGCTTTTTTAACATAAAAATTGAGTCGTTGTTGACAGTAGCAGGCATAGGAGGGTTGGCGATAGGGTTTGGGGCTCAGAGCTTGGTAAAAGACGTGATTACGGGCTTTTTCATCCTGTTTGAGGACCAGTTTGGAGTGGGTGATTACATAACCATTGACAAGTACAGCGGTGTGGTGGAAGAAGTGGGGCTGCGCGTGACTAAAATAAGGGATTTTTCTGGTGCGGTGCATATAATTCCCAATGGGCAGATAACCTCGGTAACCAATTACAATGCAGGCAATGCCAGGGCCTTGGTAGAAGTGACCGTAGCATACCAGCAAGACCTTAAGAAAGTCATGGAAGTGCTAAAAGTTGTATGCGATAAAGTGAAGGAAGATATGTCTGACAAAATTGTAGATGGCCCCTATGTTCTGGGAGTGAGCAACCTGGGCTTACACGGCGTGAGCATCAGCGTGGTAGCTATGACAAAGCCCATGAAGCACTGGGAGGTAGAGAGGGAATTGAGGCTTAAGATAAAGGACGCTTTTGACAAAGAAGGTATTGAGGTGCCATTTAACAAATTTACGCCGTATAACGGCGATGAGGGCAAGGGGTGATGTGGTGAATGAAGGGTTATTATCTAGGCGATATAGTTATGATGAAAAAGCCCCATCCCTGTGGGAACAACCAGTGGGAGATAATAAGGTTGGGTGCTGATATTAGGATAAGGTGCACCAAGTGCGGTCGCCTGGTGCTTTTGCCCAGGTCAAAATTTGAAAAAAGGTTGAAGAAAATATTGCAGAGCTCTGTTGAAAATCAGGAACAACAATGATATAATGTATAAACGTGTATCCTTGGTCCATAGAGGGCCCATAAGTCCAGAAGGAGGTGAATCCATGAGATCGTACGAGTTTGTCTGCGTTTTAAAGCCAGAAATAGAGGAAGAGAGAAGAAATAGCCTGTTGGAAAAATTCAAGTCTATAATAGCAAACCAGAAAGGCGAAGTGACAAGTGTAGACGAATGGGGCATGCGAAGGCTTGCTTATCCGATAAAGAAGTTTAACGAGGGATATTACGTTTTTATGGAGTTTAATGGCGAGAGCCAGGTACCTGGTGAGCTGGAAACGGCCTGTAAAGTTACCGATGAGGTACTGAGATATCTCATCGTTAAAAAGGGAGAGTAAAATCAAATGATTAATGTGGCTGTCTTGATAGGTCGCCTGACAAAAGACCCTGTGCTCAGGTTTACACCTGGCAGTGGGGTTCCTGTGGTCACTTTTACTCTGGCGGTGGACAGAAATTTTACCAATCAACAGGGCGTGAGGGAGGCCGATTTTATACCTATAGTGGCGTGGAGAAAGCTGGCAGAAACCTGTGCCAACAATCTGACCAAAGGGAGATTAGTAGCGGTAACAGGGAGAATCCAGACGCGCACATGGGATGATCAAGAAGGAAGAAGGCATTTTGTTACGGAAGTGGTCGCAGATAACGTCAGGTTTTTGGATTGGGGCAACAGCAAGAGGGCCGATACAGGCCAAGGCCAGGAAAGCGAGATAATCCACGATATAGATTCACTGGATGGCTTTGTGCCCGTTGAAGGGGAAGACGATCTTCCGTTCTGAAAGGAGGTAATAGTGTGAGCAAGGAAGACGCAAAGACCGAAAAGAAGAGAAACAGGAAAAAGAAAAAGGTGTGCAGTTTTTGCGAGGATAAGATAGAAGTGGTTGATTATAAAGACATAAACAGGTTAAGAAAGTACATGTCCGAAAGGGCCAAGATTTTGCCCAGAAGGATAACGGGTAACTGCGCAAAACACCAGCGGCAGCTTACCACTGCCATTAAAAGAGCAAGGCATATAGCTTTGCTTCCATTTACAACCGAATAATGTTATAATAAAAGAGGGCAAAGCCCTCTTTTTTGTAGTGTTGAAAAGGAGTGTATCCATGGGTAATAACACAAAAGCAATTGTAGAAGGGGCAATGCTCGCAGGTATTGCCGCAATAATGGCGATAGCCAGTACGTATGTGCCTTTTTTGTCTCTCTTTTATATTGTATTTCCCGTTCCCATAGCTATAGCAGGGTACAAGTACGGCCTGAAGATTAGCATTTTGTCGTTGCTGGTGGCGTCTTTGATAATTGCCGTATTGTCACATCCGCTGTCATTCCTTGGAAGCATTGCTTTGGGGATAGTTGGCGTAGGGATAGGGTATTTTCAACATAAAAAAGCGCCTGCTGCAACGGCATTGATAGGGGTATTCTTTTTGGCGCTATTTACCATGCTCTTAGAGCTATGGGTTGCTTTTAAGTTCATGGGAATCGACGTAATATCGCAAATCGTGGATATGTTTAAACAGGCTACACAATTAAACATGGATATTTACAAGAGAATAGGTGTGTCGGGGCAAACGCTACAGGACATGGATGCATTGACCAAGTACATGCTGAACACCCTTAAAACCCTTATGCCATTTATAATCATAGCGTCGGTGTCTTTAATGGTGTTTGTCAACTACATTGTTACAAACTTTATATTAAAGCGATTGGGTTATAAAGATATTGTAACCCTCCCTCCATTTTCTACGTGGCTTATGCCCAAGAGCGCAGCGATTGTGTTTTCGGTATTTATAGCTGCTGGGTTTTTTATCAAAGCCGAAAGCATGGGGAAAGATATGGTTCAGGTGTGGAGCAATTTGCTAGCATTGGGATTTATGGCGTTTTTTATCGATGGACTATCGCTGGTTTCCTTTTATATGAAAAAGGTGGGCATGAGCAGGTTTTTTCAAGCTGTTATATTTATAATGCTCTTGTTTTACAGCTATTTCAATATTCTAGTTTTTATGGCAGGCTTGCTGGATGCGGGTATGGATTTCAGGCGCCTCAGGGGAGATTCCAGGAGGTAATTCTATGTTAAATAAGAAAATAACCCGGTTTCTTTACTGTAACCTTAGGGCATTTGTGCTGATGACAGCTCTGTTGATCGCCATAATAACCTATTACAACCTTTTTTTGGGAAGCATTTTCCTCGTCGCTTTTTTGGCGTTGATCGTGCGAGTCTACGATGACATAAAAGAAGAAAGGGAAAAGCTGTGGAAAGAGATAGAGGATACAGCGATTCAGCTGGATACTGTCGTAAAAAAGTCTGTTGAGCACCTGCCTTTAGCAGCAGTGGTCGCTGATAGGACAGGAATAATATGGCGTAATTCGTATTATATTCAGAGCTTTAATGGCAACAGCGATGTGGAAAAGAAAATAATTCAATATATAAACCAGGGACCTGCTAAAAAAAGCGGTGAGGATACGATAGAGTTTGAGGGAAAGAAGTACGCGCTGGTTAAAAAATCCGATGAGGTGAAAGGCGATAATTTATTTTTTGTATACCTTTTCGACGTCACAGGGGAATTCCAGTGGAGGGAGGCTTACGAGGACAGCCTGCCGGTGGTGGGTTTGATTCAGGTGGACAATTACGATGAGGTAATGCAGGGTCTGGATGATCTGGATAGAGCCCTTATGGTGGCTGAGATTGACAACAGGCTTAACAAGTGGGCAAATTCCATAGACGCGTGCTTGAGAAAATACGAAAGCGATAGCTATATAGTGTTTATGACCAATCAGAAGTTAAAACAGGTGGAAGAAAAGAAGTTTGATATACTTGATGATATAAGAGATATCAATGTAGGCAACAGGATACCTGTTACCCTTAGCATGGGCATCGCTTCTTACAGCGATAATATCAAAAATATATACATGGATTCAGATACAGCTCTGGATCTGGCGTTGGGCAGGGGAGGAGATCAAGCGGTAGTAAAGAGGCGGGATAGAATAGCTTACTACGGAGGTAAAACCCAGGCTGTGGAACGAAGGACGAGGGTAAAGGCCAGGGTCATCTCCCATGCCCTGGGACAATTGATATCTGAGTCTTCCAATGTTATCGTGGTAAGCCACAATTTTATGGATATGGACGGCTTAGGGGCAGCTATGGGAATATTGAGAGCCAGCAGGGAATACAATAAACAAGCCTACGTCCTTTTGGGTACTGTTAATGTCACGGTTGAAGAATTTCTTCACAGGATAATGGAAGATGAAAGGTACAAAGGTTCGTTTATCCAGGGAGATCACCTGGACGGCCTGCTGGATGAGGGCAGTCTGCTGGTAGTCATAGATACTCAGCGTTCCAGTTATATGGCTTATCCGGATATATTGAAGAAGGTCAACAGGGTTGTGGTGATAGACCACCACAGGAAAACCAATGACTCTATAGATAAAGCTATTCTAACATATATAGAACCTTATGCGTCGTCTACCAGTGAACTGGTATCAGAGCTTTTGCAGTATATGAAGGACAAAGTGAACATGGAGAAAATCGAAGCAGATGCTTTGATGGCAGGTATAATGCTGGATACAAAGAATTTCACCTACAAAGCCGGCGTGAGGACCTTTGAAGCCGCATCTTTTTTGAGGAGGATGGGAGCTGACTCCACCCATGTAGTCCAGGTATTTAAAGACGATATAAAGACTTTTT
This window contains:
- a CDS encoding DUF4446 family protein yields the protein MDLLKLLKLSPVELATALIAIIFFILFLSVLIKVKRLERRVSGFVGAENGADIEKALGNYVLEIKKAMDKIDGFQEQINDITKKLELSIKKVAIVRYNAFDEVGGDLSFSIALLDDHDDGVVITGIYGRNETTTYAKPIRNGTSNYKLSAEEIDVIEKAKRKFI
- a CDS encoding YybS family protein, encoding MGNNTKAIVEGAMLAGIAAIMAIASTYVPFLSLFYIVFPVPIAIAGYKYGLKISILSLLVASLIIAVLSHPLSFLGSIALGIVGVGIGYFQHKKAPAATALIGVFFLALFTMLLELWVAFKFMGIDVISQIVDMFKQATQLNMDIYKRIGVSGQTLQDMDALTKYMLNTLKTLMPFIIIASVSLMVFVNYIVTNFILKRLGYKDIVTLPPFSTWLMPKSAAIVFSVFIAAGFFIKAESMGKDMVQVWSNLLALGFMAFFIDGLSLVSFYMKKVGMSRFFQAVIFIMLLFYSYFNILVFMAGLLDAGMDFRRLRGDSRR
- a CDS encoding single-stranded DNA-binding protein produces the protein MINVAVLIGRLTKDPVLRFTPGSGVPVVTFTLAVDRNFTNQQGVREADFIPIVAWRKLAETCANNLTKGRLVAVTGRIQTRTWDDQEGRRHFVTEVVADNVRFLDWGNSKRADTGQGQESEIIHDIDSLDGFVPVEGEDDLPF
- a CDS encoding aminotransferase class V-fold PLP-dependent enzyme, producing MIYLDNAATSWPKPQSVYNEVYDTMVKCGANPGRGSHRLSLEASRIVYSTRERLAKFLNASSSMNISFTLNCTMALNTAIKGVLKEGDHVLITSMEHNSVVRPLNALKTKGISYDIVWCSKEGLLDPDDVRKAIKSNTKLIITTMASNVCGALMPVEDICSIAGTNGIIYLVDAAQGLGSINLDVKKWGIDMVAFPGHKGLLGPQGTGGLYVKSGLRLNTIIEGGTGSHSDLDEQPQELPDKLESGTLNTPGIAGLGAGVKYIQENGIEKIRAHEIYLTQCLIEGLKGIKGVVIYGPVDSKERIGVVSANIDNVDSTLVGHILDSRYGIATRSGLHCSILAHKTMGTEKQGTVRFSIGPFNTLDEINYTIKAVYEIAKNFA
- a CDS encoding ParB/RepB/Spo0J family partition protein, which encodes MNRRGLGKGLEALLPRGMEDENEIQYIDVDKIRSNKSQPRKYFDERSLKELADSIKEHGMIQPVIVKAQGGGYVIIAGERRWRAARLLGMKEIPAVVKNVSDEEVLQLALIENLQREDLNPIEEAMAYKALIEEHGMTQEDVSQRIGKSRSAIANSIRLLNLDQRVIDYLITGELTTGHARALLSLEEGDAQFEAAKKVIKEGLNVRQTESLVKRMLSGPSKNKRVNESNTTYRFIQEDMEKALGTKITIKKSKNKGRIEIEFYSDEDLQRIYEYLCNR
- the cphA gene encoding cyanophycin synthetase; this translates as MKILNLNVYRGRNIYCHRPVIKMLVDLEGYDDIPTKDIESLNERLLSLLPGLKDHYCSAGKPGGFVQRLNEGTYLAHVVEHVILELQHVLGYDVRYGKARQTGDGIYYVVYEYMLEECGVRAGKLAVELLNGLIKGEVLDLDKRISDLRKVISEFELGPSTKAIAEEAKRRGIPVTRIGNSSILRLGYGKYQKLIEGTITENTSCIAVDISCDKQLTKKLLEERGIPVPEGYEVFSEEDAVSVARELGYPVVVKPLNGNQGKGVCLNLGCDEDVRIAYRIAKGYSNNVIVEKHVQGRHYRVLVVKDKVAAVSERIPAHVIGDGKSTIRQLIDKQNQDPARGEGHEKPLTKIRIDPVAMMVLKRQGKGLDYIPLKGEKIYIRDNDNLSTGGIAVDTTDQIHPDNVALAIRAVQAIGLDIAGVDITTPDISKPIVTTGGAVIEVNASPGIRMHYFPQHGEPRDVAKAIVDLLYPEGCKSTIPIVSVTGTNGKTTTTRMIAHILSTYGYTVGMTTTDGIYVDNKLILKGDNTGPISAATVLGDRNIDAAVLETARGGIIRSGLGYDLSDVGIITNITEDHLGLDGVETLEDMAFVKSLVVEAVKSDGYAVLNADDKMTCYVEKRVKCRKVYFSMNENNILVKKHILSGGTAVYLKDNVIMIASKDSIIPVIDIRDIPATFNGNVKFNVENSLAATAGCWVLGVPVKDISKGLSTFYCDQKHNPGRFNIFNIGNFRVLVDYGHNLEGYKSVIDAAWKMGADRLIGIIGVPGDRSDDSIYRIGEMCGKAFDVIYIKEDQDLRGRKPGAVAEILKIGVEATGKGKEINTILSESKALEAAMLNAIPGDLIAVFYEDYDGIVETIKRVARMMNKKVDAQIMASQKI
- the rpsR gene encoding 30S ribosomal protein S18; protein product: MSKEDAKTEKKRNRKKKKVCSFCEDKIEVVDYKDINRLRKYMSERAKILPRRITGNCAKHQRQLTTAIKRARHIALLPFTTE
- a CDS encoding mechanosensitive ion channel family protein translates to MPQKWIDVATIAVKIIIAFIVTKVALLILYKAIDNFFKNYKDSKFNISNRKIKTMGRLIKNISKYAVYFIFITVVLSFFNIKIESLLTVAGIGGLAIGFGAQSLVKDVITGFFILFEDQFGVGDYITIDKYSGVVEEVGLRVTKIRDFSGAVHIIPNGQITSVTNYNAGNARALVEVTVAYQQDLKKVMEVLKVVCDKVKEDMSDKIVDGPYVLGVSNLGLHGVSISVVAMTKPMKHWEVERELRLKIKDAFDKEGIEVPFNKFTPYNGDEGKG
- a CDS encoding cyanophycinase; amino-acid sequence: MDEKVKGNLIIIGGAEDKEGECAILNYVASTVKKSKNSMLIITTATQKPQEVFSTYERVFKRLGIGEVDTLDINDREKANDSVNVTKVYNAGGIFFTGGDQLRITSILGGTKVNDALADVYKKGTVIAGTSAGASAMSSTMIVGGEADTPKKSGLSMAPGLSFIHEVVIDQHFAQRGRIGRLLYAVAQNPYTLGIGIDEDTAIVVDGKGLFHVIGNNSVTVVDAKNIRHSNISELNQGDVLELIGVTLHVLSPGSGFDLTRREPILKGGL
- the yyaC gene encoding spore protease YyaC — its product is MAYYNAYNSENLHEFQHALYRGIKETCEPQRNIIILCIGTDRATGDCLGPLVGQSLKDKKLESQGVYIFGTLDEPVHAKNLCQSIEVLKKVEQPFVITVDACLGKLENVGYVTFGPGPIKPGAGVNKQLPEIGDFHINGIVNMSGFMEFFVLQNTRLNLVIKMADYISKGLCYAVQNLKKERALYRPSNFL
- a CDS encoding YkuS family protein yields the protein MLIAVDRGMEDIKALLEQCGYEVTYVDTGIPCDVYIYGDRFDQSLDQIRTGDRGTLLIRASMGYENILNAIRTRLITPLFE
- the rpsF gene encoding 30S ribosomal protein S6, with the protein product MRSYEFVCVLKPEIEEERRNSLLEKFKSIIANQKGEVTSVDEWGMRRLAYPIKKFNEGYYVFMEFNGESQVPGELETACKVTDEVLRYLIVKKGE
- a CDS encoding DUF951 domain-containing protein — protein: MKGYYLGDIVMMKKPHPCGNNQWEIIRLGADIRIRCTKCGRLVLLPRSKFEKRLKKILQSSVENQEQQ